GTTTAGAGAATTgcgataatgtatataaagcacttaatcaatattttcttttctttttttaaacatttatttatttatttatttttaacagtaggtccttgttggttatgtattttaaatatagcagtgtgtcaatcccaaactcccagtctatccttccccctcttcccccacccccaaatattttctatttgatatttttctcatccgtaaaataaataagaataatgtaGTAAAGGGAACACTTTCAGGCCCTCTGGTTTCTCCTAACTATATACTAAGAGTGCATGGTGAAGTTCAGGTGTTAGTAGATGGTATTGCAGTCCAGGTTTAAGAAATGCCTCAATGTCACCCTCCCACTCACCCTTTTTCCCTTACTGAGTTTTGGCAGAGGGAGCTATTGATTATATGGAAAGCAAAACAGCTAGATGGGCAACAGGCTCCCTTCTAGCGGTGCAAGCACTAATCAGGGCAGGTCTTTCtagccaagactgaatcagaaaataTGGTTTAGATGTGAAGGTGTAAGTGAAGGCATCTGCTTACTACTTCTTGAATCAAGATAGCTCTTGGCTAAGGTGCTTCCTCAATTGCCAACAGAGGTGTGACATGACCAGCTTAGTCCAAGACAGGAACCTTAGACAGGAGGGAAAATGAGAGTGTCCTGTTTTAGAGCTGATCTTTAAACCAGGTTCCCCAACCTAAATTACACCACCAGGTAAAATGTGGCCCAGTGAATGTCCTGGCTTCTGACCCAAGAGGTCAACAACCATTCCTCTCCTGGAGTCAGGGAgggagctgaaggatcatcattTCCCTACATTCCTTCTCAAAATGTGGAGTCTGTTGAGCTAGGGCTGCTAGACTTAGCAAACAGAAATATAGGACAAccacttaaatttgaatttcagataaacaaggaaTCATTTCATAGTATAAGTGTGTCCCATGCAATGTTTGGGACATgcttatactaaaatatttttgttatttatctgaaatttaaagttAACTGGGCATCCTCTCTTTTACCTGGCAAGTCTGTTTCCAATAGTTTTTTTAAGGTCAATTTGGTGATGGTTCATTGAGACTGATAGAGAGGCTTGCAGAGCTCTTTGGGGAGGTTATCCTGTGTGTTGTAGGATGTTTATTAGCATTCCTAGCTTTTAATCACTAAAGGCTACTTGCATCCTTCCTCTTTCCATTGTGACAACCAAatatgtctccagacattgccaaatgatTGCCAAATCACCCCTAATTGAGAACCATTGCTTTAGAGATAGTGGCAAAAGCGAGGCTGTGAAGCATATCAAGATGGTAGACCTGGATAAAGGTGGTACTTTCATCCAGTCAAGATGGTAGACCAGAAGGTGGCACTTTTATCCAATCAAGATGGTAGGCCAGAAGGTGGCACTTTTATCCAATCAAGATGGTAGGCCAGAAGGTGGCACTTTTATCCAATCAAGATGGTAGGCCAGAAGGTGGCACTTTTATCCAATGCTGATACAGGTCCTGTCCCTTCCCCCGTTTTCATCCCTCCCCACATTCTGGACTCCTTCACAGTAATGTAAGGAGCTGTCTAGACATACGTAGAGGATCTCATTAATACAGTTTTGGTCCAGTGTTGATTATGATCACtggaaaattattctttattcACTCTGCCTTTCTAAACAGCTCACATGAGGCTCTATATGGCAGCTCTTCAGGTTTTAACTCAGATATCTTTTTCAAAGAACACCCAACAAACTATTAAACCAAatacttaaattttataattttatcacagGTCATCAGTTTGTGTACCCTGGGTGAACTTAGCATTTGATGGGCAAAATTCTTAGAGTCAAAGTGCCTCTCTTAAGTGTATGTATTAttcttttgcttcattttgtaGAGGGAGAAATTTGGAGGCATTGGATAATGAATTCTGTCCTTCAAACGTTTCCACCTTCACATTTATCCTTGAAAAAATGCTGATATGCCTTCATGTGATGTTTCCTATTTGTAAAGCTTCCCTGACTGTGTTGTCttacttctttggaaaaaactGAAGGGACTTTTGCTTTATTAACTTTGATTGTCCAGCAttgataattaattttttaggCCTGTCAGCTTATGTAGTGGGAAAATTTCATTAGCAAGTTAAATGTAACTTCGTTTTTTCATGGCTTTCCATATTTTGTAGGCTTTTAGAGAAGCAGtggttttataaaaatacattgagCAAAGCAAAGACAATGTACTTATCTGGTTATTttgctgtgggaaaaaaaaatttctcttctggAATCCCTATAAAGGTTGTATGTTCTCAGATCTCTCTTATCTAGTGTGCTTCCTTAAATCagaatattcttttcccttaaaagCCCACCTTAAAGAACAACATTATCTTTATTTGTGATCACCGGCCTTCAtcattgcagaaaaaaaaaatctgagcctTCTCAGATTCTGATATTTGTATTTAATCAATAACCACATTCCTTTTTCATCTGTCTTACCTCTGCAATTGCATTTTCCCAGCTGCGTATATTTTATCGTGTAAGAATTCAATTGAAAGAGCCATTCATGTTTGCAAAAAGGATGATGTTTTATTATTGGTGATAAAGAAAAGCAATTGCACACTTTGTATAACCGATCCTTTCTGTTAGAGCATGGAGCATGGTGAATTCTGAAAGTGAGGAATAAGTTAACAAACCGTGGTAAGAGAGGCCACAGAAAGACCTTGTAGTATTCTGACCACAGTATAAAATAAGACCTGACAATTCTTAATGTCTCTAATTGACAAGCCTTCAATTCACATTTGAAATGGACCATCTTTGCCCAATTTGAGGGTATGTAGACTAGAAAGAATAAGGGGATGATGGTCAAGGTAAATAACTCCGATATGACATGGCCTGATCAATGACACCAGGTACCATATTATTGGGACAGGATTCCAGAGACCTCCTACAGGTCCAGGTGTTCTTCCTTGAGTGGCTGGAtcagggggaggtgggtgggtgcTTGGAGAGGGGCCAGGTGGCTGAGGGTACAGGGGGAAGCCCTAAGGAGGTTCACGGTAGCAACTGTTTATGAGCCAGTCTAGTAGTAGTTTAATATTTGAACAGTTGAAGTAGCTGTACCGCTGTGTAGAGCTGGACTAAGAAGTGGAGAATCCTGGGGTGGTACAGTGTCGTTAGAAAATTAGACCACCCGTTCGAGTTCCCGACACTGCCATTAAATCACTGTACGGTCTTGGATAAGTCAGTTCTTGGGGTCCTCTATTTTCtcttatgaaaaatgaaaatactgggTAAGAACAGCTCTAAGTCCCCTTCTTAAGAGTTTACATTTTTCCCTCATAAAGATCTACAAGTTCTATGCATAGAGAATAGAGTTGTCTCTGAGCTTCTGAAAAGCACTGAGACCAAAGCGTTTCATAAGGGGTGGGCAATCACATGCTCTGTACTTTGTGGAAAACATGATAGTCAAACAGGGATGAAGCCTGCATTAACCGTGGACGGTCTGTgctatcaggaacaagacaagagcAGCTCAATGCCTTTTGATGGGaagcttaaaaatatttgcaaaagattaAGAGTTTTCAGCGTTTTGAGGAAGTTACTGCAGAGTAGAAGAATGTGCTAGTTGACTAGAGAAACAAAACAAGTGTAGCTTTTGTCCAAAATTACCTAAGTCAGGCAAAGACAGGTATTTTGgaatttattgttgttgtttgccTAAATCATAAAACGTTCCCTCTCCATTTTACTTTTGTGTTCTTTGTTCGGTTATTGATGTAGTGTGCTTTTTTATATTCAGTGAAGATGTCCATGGGAATATTTAAGCACATGTTTGTGAGCAACGCCATGCCtacagaaagtaaagaaaattccAAAGTCACTTCAACCTGCCCAAATTGTTTTAATTCGTTTGAGTTGGAAGTCACTTTCTACGTTTGtatcacatctttaaaaaattttttgtaagtATGAGGAAGTGCTCAACATAATTATGAATCAGTTGAattatcagaaatagaaaaaaaatatatggtttcTGAAGCACATGCTGTATTAGGAAACTTAGTGCTGAATAAGTACCTGCACATGTATTTCTTTCAGGTGCCTACACAACTCGTCGTTCAGTAAAATGAACTGGTTCTGTTTTAATATCCTGCTGCCTATTGTACCTGACaaacagaaatgaggaaaatgacaAATGGATGATCTGGGGTCATTTTCTTGAAACTTGCACATAATTCCCACTTCTGCTCATTAGAATAAAGAAAAGCCTTTCTGTAACAAATTAAGAACATGCATAACCTGTTATGATATAGTCATAGACATATAATAATACAGTCTAGAATTACAGTACTCTCTCGAAGTACATCATATTCAAAATTCACTGGATATGTCTTGGAGACATGTGTAGTAATTACAGGAACACGgtttctaattcatttaattcCCTGTCCTACCTAAACTGAACATATAAGTGAATTTTAAGAGACtgtacaaataaatttttaattgcaaaatgaTGTTATACaatgcattattaataataaccaaCAATGCATAATGTTTATACATGAGTCCATTAGAAGGACAAGCTAATGTATGTCAGTTCTAAAAGAATGTGCTAATTTGTCCTGAATTTGTGAATGAAGTTATATCCATGATGCAAGCCAATGAGTGCAATAACAGAATGGTTTCACATGCTGTTTTACAGTTAAGAAACATCTTGTACCTATGGCATTTAAGAGGTATTTAAGATTTGTTCATCACATGTGATCAAGATCTGAATTTTCAGTGAGCCATGCGGTTGGGAAATTTGGAATAAGGCCATTGAGTTGACAATACTAGCTTTTTCCCAGACAGGTGCAGAATAAAATGGTCTGGAGCATCCAAGAAATGTATACAGTCCTTACATTTCAGCGCATAGAAATCACAGTCTCATTGTAATGGAGTTTCCCCCGGGGGGCCAAAGGGTCTGCCGGAACGCGTTTCCTTTGTCGCGCTAGTGGTAACAGATTTCTGAAATCTCCATGGCCAGCTCCAGGCACTCACTGGTCTCCTGGCAAGATTCAAAAAGGCTGAAGTCTATGTCACAGTTGCAGTTGCAGTCATTCCGGGAGTGGCTTTCATCTGAGGTGTGGCGATACCTGTGAGAGGGGCAGCACAAATTGGTACACACCGTTTCACACGTATCCGGGAGCATCAGGAGACAATCCAAAAACTGGCAAAACAGACAGGTGAGGATGAGGGAGGCACAGTCCTCtgtttaaagaagaagaaagacaattACAGGTGGCCCATCTGGGGGCGCATATGAAGAGGAGGCATGTGCAGTGGTGTGCTTGATAACTTTATAGCCAACTCTTAATTATTTATCCGTATTAGGGGCGATGTACACCAGTTATTCTCTcaagctccccctcccccatccagtACTCACTCTACTTAATTAATTGTTTCATTAACTTCCTGAGCATTTCCTATTGATTCCACGTGATCTGGTTATTTAAAGTGCTGTCACTTTTCTAAACTCCTTTATTTACGTTGCCTGCGGAGGTGCTGGGAAGCCGCACAATTAGCTGCCTATCTGGAAACCTTGCAATGGTCTGAAAAACAGAGCGTCCTCCCCAAGTGCAGGGAGCTTGCAGCAGCAATTAGATTTGGGGACAATGAGAGATCATACACATTTCTGGCTTCTCGTCACAAGGCTTTCTTATTTGTTTGGTGTGGATTCCAGTAAATCTGCCACACCCATATTCAAATGTGAGTGAAAAGCACATTTCAAAACCTaacataaatgatttttaaaataatcatagttgtttcgggttgtattttatttttaatccctgtcttctttttcctccagTTATGTAAAGCCTTGATTTTATATCAAGTTAAATGAAATATGGCATCGTGTACACCTAAAATGGTATAAATCTTATCAGTCCTCTTTAagaaaattggtttaaaaatttACTATGCAGACTTGTAAAAATGTGAAAAGTATCTCTAAGGCATTGAAGGTAATTGGTAGTTCTAGCCAAACAGCTGTGATGGGTTATAgattattgtattttttgtttccataaaGGGAATTAGTTAGAAGATGTAGCAGTTCTCTTGTTAAAATTATAACTTCTTaacatcttccttccttccttccttccttccttcctccctccctccctccctccctcccttccttcctttcttatttttaacatctttattggagtataattgctttacattgtggtgttagtttctgctgtataacaaaatgaatcagctgtacatatacatatatccccatatcccctccctcttgcgtctcccccccaccctccctatcccacccctctaggtggtcacaaagcaccgagctgatctccctgtgctatgcggctgcttcccactagctatctattttacatttggtagtgtatatatgtccatgccactctctcacttcgtcccagcttacccttccccctccccatgtcctcaagtccattctctatacctgtgtctttattcctctcctgccactaggttcttcaggactttttttttttttttcttttagattccatatatatgtgttagcctacggtatttgtttttctccttctgacttacttcactatgtatgacagattctaggtccatccacctgactacaaataactcagttttggtTTCCTTGtacggctgagtaatactccattgtatatatgtgccacatcttctttatccattcatctgtcgatggacacttaggttgcttccacgtcctgtctattgtaaatagtgctgcagtgaacattgtggtacgtgactctttttgaattatggttttctcagggtatatgcccagtagtgggattgctgggtcgtatggtagttctatttttagttttttaaggaacctccatactgttctccttagtggctgcatcaatttacattcccatcaacagcgaaagagggttcccttttctccacaccttctccagcaattattgtttgtagattttttgatgatggccattctaactggtttgaggtgatacctcattgtagttttgatttgcatttctctaatgattagtgatgttgagcatcctttcacgtgtttgttggcaatctgtatatcttctttggagaaatgtctatttaggtcttctgcccatttttggattgggttgtttgtttttttgatattgagctgcatgagctgcttgtatattttggagattaatcctatgtcagttgcttcgtttgcaaatattttctcccatactgagggttgtcttttggtcttgtttatagtttcctttgctgtgcaaaagcttttaagtttcattaggtcccatttgtttatttttgtttttagttccatttctctaggaggtgggtcaaaaaggatcttgctgtgatttatgtcatagagtgttctgcctatgttttcctctaggagtttgatagtgtctggccttacatttaggtcttgaatccattttgagtttatttttgtgtatggtgttagggagtgttctaatttcattcttttacatgtagctgtccagttttcccagcaccacttattgaagaggctgtctgtatactcttgcctcctttatcaaagatgaggtgaccataggtgcgtgggtttatctctgggctttctatcctgttgcattgatctgtacttctgtttttgtgccagtaccatactgtcttgattactgtagctttgtagtatagtctgaagtcagggagcctgattcctccagctccatttttctttctcaagattgctttggctattaggggccttttgtgtctccatacaaattgtgaaattttttgttctagttctgtgaaaaatgccattggtagtttgataaggattgcattgaatctgtagattgctttgggtagtatagtcatttttacagtgttgattcttccaatcccagaacatcatatatctctccatttgtttgtatcatctttaatttctttcagcagtgtcttatagttttctgcatacaggtcctttgtctccttaggtaggtttattcctaggtattttattctttttgttgcagtggtaaatgggagtgtttccttaatttctctttcacatttttcatccagaagtgtataggaatgcaagagatttctgtgcattaattttgtatcctgctactttaccagattcattgattagctctagtagttttctggtagcatctttaggagtctctgTGTAtggtatcacgtcatctgcaaacagtgacagctttgcttcttcttttccaatttggattccttttatttctttttcgtctctgattactgtggctaaaacttgcaaaactatgttgaataacagtggtgagattggacaaccttgtcttgttcctgatcttagtggaaatggtttcagtttatcaccattgagaacgatgttggctgtgggtttgtcatatatggcctttattatgttgaggtaagtttcctctatgcctactttctggagagtttttatcataaatgggtgttgaattttgtcaaaagctttttctgcatctgttgagatgatcatatggtttttctccttcaatttgttaatatggtttatcacattgattgatttgcgtttatggaagaatccttgcattctgggataaatcccacttgatcctggtgtatgatccttttaatgtgctgctggattctgtttgctagtttctgtttccttcctttctttttctttctttttccttccttcccttcctccctccctcctttctttctttctttctctcccttccttccttccttccttcctccctccctcccttcctttcttccttccttccatccttccttccttcctttctttctttttttagttaagAAAGTCTCAAAAACATGTGAGGGTTTTGAAAAAGGGTAGGTAAGTGTTCACGTGATATAGCatctaattaattaaaatcagCATCCTGAAGACTTGATGGTTAAAAGTAACATTCTAGCATGAATTGGAGAAAAATTCCTTCCTCCTGATGGGCTTATCAATCAATTAACATTAGACTTTTTGTAATCTATTTTTCCCCCATTAAGAATGTTAATAACCTTTGGTTTTCAGACTTCAGTTGACTGTAACTGTACAAGCCTGTAGGAGAGATTTCGCTCTTTGCCTCATCTGTCAGAGCGATCTAAGTGTTCTTAGAGCTCCCTTCATTGATTTCAAACAATGTTttccagaaaacatttttcttttcttattcataTACTTCTTAGTGTTTAAGAGAAGGGAGAACGTGGAAACTTGCTCTGAAagggaacaaatattttaaagaaaaccattcttatttcttttaaaaaacatctatAAAGGTCTAAAGTGAGTTCTGCATATAGGTAAACAGAAATCTCCCTTCATCCCTGtgttcctccccctccccctgcctctcaccctccatttctttcttccccataAGACAGTGGTAAAGAACCACACCATGACTTTTATGACCACTTTAATTGCCATATATTGTTGCAGGTGCTGTGGCCATTACTCAGTATTTGTAGTTTAGGTGGACTATTCCATAATATGTCTGTGGTGTGTGTACTCATCTCTTTGCCAGACTGGGTGTATTTTTGTTCACTCAGAGCCAGTTTCTAGCATGTGGCCAACTCACCCGTACCTCATAAATCACTATAAATCTCCCACAGAAATTCAGGAGTGAGTGAGTGCCATACATAGACTCTATTCTGCGTATGCATTTCTGAAGAGGGCGTGTTGGTGGTCAAAGATTTCAGGCATAAAACCTCGTCACGTTTTTTGCAATTCCAAGACTGCTGCTACAGCAGCCCCTGGCAAAGAAGAAGTTCTCAGGAGaaaatattccaagcaaatgCTCCCTGATCTTTTAGGCTAGAGACTCAGAGACTTACTCAGGTCCATGaccatataaaaatgattttcccaCTAGGTGCTGTCCTTTGTAGGTACGAGACTGAAAGTTTGGCTTGGAAGTAAGTCAGGTTGGGTGTAGGGTATTCTGTGGGGATGGGAGCTGGTGTTTCCGATCAGAGTGTGAAAACCTGTTTGTAAAATGGCCTTATAATTTCCTGTGGGCATATAACCGTTTGGTTCAAATCCTCTTGCCAACGTCTCCTCAAGTTGGCAGACTCCGGAGGTCTCTGCTACTGATGTAtactatagattttatttataaaaaatatatatgttggcCTAATCCTTTGGTCAAGTTGGCATTtgtttccttccatctctctgtttTGCGCTTGAGAATAGagcccatttttttctgtttataagtcAGTCCTTTTTATTTGGTTGGAAAAGGCAGAGCCTCTTGCCTAGAGAAACACGGCAACATTAATGAATTGAAAACAGATTTTTCCCCACTTTCAAGTGTGTTCCACACTGTTCCTAAAAGACACATTAAATAATTCTACATGAGCAGGCTAAACTTTTGCATATGGCCAGTTTATGTTTGCACAAAAGTAACGTAAGCAGTTCAGAGGAAAATTGACGCACTGTTTGAAAAGAGAGTTGGACTTTCCATTCTCCTGAATGGGTATATTTTCCTTTGCCTGCAGTATTCCTTGGGACTTGTTTAATAAACTTGATGTTCAGAGTCATAGCCTATGATTAGTACCCCTCTCGGCCCATCCAAAGCATCATCCCTGCATCCAGCTGCCTGCTTCCCATCTCTTCTGCTCTGTGCTCAGAACATCTCACACTTACCAAGGCCGCGTTACGTCATGGGTGTCCCTCTTTCCCGCATCCCACAAACCTGTCTCTTTCCTCGTTTTCTCTTGTGAGTGGCTCCCGAACACGCAGATGAATTGGCACAAATCTGGGACTCAttcttgtcattttccttttcctcatcatACCCTTCCCAGCCAgttctttcctgagttctgcTGATGCTCTCTCAAATTCCTATTTGAAACCCATCAACCTCTATCCACCATCCTAGCTGTAGCCACCATCAGCCGTCCGCAGGTCAACAGAAACAGCCTCCTGTCCTGACACTGCTTCCACACGAGCCCACCTCAAACTCATCAGCCCCTGCGATACTGTTAATCATTAATTAGAACATCTCACTCTCCCTTTAGAGTCAAGTCCTAAATCCTTGCCATAGCCTGCAAGCTCCTGTGTGATCAGGTTCCTGCCTATTTCTCTGCCTTCCAGTTCTAGTGGCCTCCTTACTCACTGCACTCCAGCCAAACTGGTTAAATTTCAGTTCCCGGGATGCACCTagctcagggcctttgtacacGCTCTGTCTCTGGCCTGTGTTGCACACTCTCCCCTCACAACTTTACCTAACTCCTACTCAACCTTTGGGTCTTTAGCTTAAGACACCTTCCCTGTAAATCACATCCTTGCAGAAACTCTCAAAGcaccctgctttgtttttttcttcatagcactgaCCGCAGGATAGTAAACTAATtagtttattgattatttccccCCCCCTCCCGACTAAAACCTAAGTTACAAGAATGGCTTATctcttgttgaatgaatgaataaatgaacaataagAGATAAACAACATGGTCCCCACTTTTTAGATGTAAGGACTAAGGCTTAGGGATTGTCACTGACTGTCCTAAAACTTTCACCTGTATGGTGGTGGAGCAAGGAATTAATCTAACGCTGGATCCAAAATCTGTGCTCTCTTTCTCATTGTTAGATGTGTCAGCTGGTTCGTGTAAAGCAAATTTGCAGTCCTGTACACTTTACATACATCTTACATGGGTCTTGAGATAACTCTCAATTGAGTACTACTACtgttctatagatgaggaaactgtggctcagagaatttaagaaatACAGGAAGCGGTGGGGCTGTCATGTGAACCTAGATTGTCTCCTCCAGAGCCCTTAACTCTGAAGCTGACCTGCCCTTCATAACACACACGCTTTCTTCTGTCACGTTCAAGCCTGGCACCAGATGCTCTAGGCCTCCTGGTGACCTGTTCTCCCTTCCATTCCCCTCTCATCCTACTCCCCTCTGTATTCCCAAGACTGGTAAGGTGTGTTTTGCAGGTCTGCCAGGTGGCTTCTGGCTAACTCCAGCCAATAGGAGGCAGCTATAGGAaatgggagggtgggagaaaggaaAGCCTGGGGtatatctccttccttctctctgctttgtaTCTTCCctttggttttatctttttccgAATGTCCTTCTCTTTGTGACTTCTGCTAATGCCACTTACTAGTGGTCTGTCTACTAATAGTTAGTTACTAGTGGCCGATGAGCTAATGCCAGTAGTAGTGATTTACTAGTGCCCTAGAGAGACCAAGGGAAGAGGTGGCAGAGCTTTCCTGTTGTCGGTAATTTCCTCACGTAGCTTTTCACCTCTCCCTATACCTTTGTAACACATTCCCAagtattaaatttcttttattggaCTGCCTGGCATCATGGCATAGTCTCTAGTTGCTGCTGTCAGAGTACCCATCTCACTTCCTACTTCTTCCTTCCTTAAACCTGGATTAAAGGAGGTTTAAGATGTATCCAAGACCTGCAGGCCATTCAGCTGGAAGTGGTATTTGCCTTTGAGCAAGAAgccatgataaaaaccctctctTATGTTGGTTACATTTCCTCTTTACACCCCTAGGGTACATTGAGGATGTGGAGGCTATAACGTGCTAAGTGATATCCTTACGACCCTGAAGGACCACTGCAGCTTCTAAAGGTGCTAAATGTTAACTGGATAGTGGCTACTTaagaggg
This is a stretch of genomic DNA from Balaenoptera musculus isolate JJ_BM4_2016_0621 chromosome 11, mBalMus1.pri.v3, whole genome shotgun sequence. It encodes these proteins:
- the MDFIC2 gene encoding myoD family inhibitor domain-containing protein 2, with translation MAKRRQLTDDTQLTNEKQADEKAINTIVINSVSEFKITDGPAKETPSEIKLSESSISLSSLEECQTKFSYLQTHPSVHPRDTDEDCASLILTCLFCQFLDCLLMLPDTCETVCTNLCCPSHRYRHTSDESHSRNDCNCNCDIDFSLFESCQETSECLELAMEISEICYH